A part of Halobaculum sp. MBLA0143 genomic DNA contains:
- a CDS encoding PAS domain-containing protein — protein sequence MTVSVDDLLVVAAPGRDRRLLADWLAGTGSYGVTVLDPTDCEDDLPEYDVAVLDETALERCGGRLLARRRAADPVYLPHLLVGATELPDDDAGRELVDDVVALPVRQGELERRLENLLRARRTALRLSNVRDQYERLVELTPETILLVRDGEIVYANETGAELLGFDDGDTLRGERVTEFVVPDDRPALETALETVDRDGRLSEYLEVTLSTATGRELPAEVAGVTVTYEGVPTAQFLVRDLSEQRRRRQRLTLMSRAVEAAAQGITVADARRPDEPLVYANEAFERLTGYDRQGVLGRNCRFLQGEGTDPETVARLRQAIDDERPVSVELLNYRKDGTPFWNRLDVVPIRNDGGEVTHYLGLQQDVTERRTREERLAVLDRVLRHNIRNRTNVIGGTARLLLEAERDGDDASVDQAASLERIVDASEELQAISEQAREFQTIVGDEENERQRVELTDVLERITAEATGVFELHLPDEPVVVSAHPKLPAALSAGLSLPSATTESGTDLRVDLSREDDMVTLSVTDRGGTIPQSDLEAVAAERETAIEHSRGMELWVVRWTVLASDGEMTVSFDDDDPTVHVTLHAAE from the coding sequence ATGACAGTCTCGGTCGACGACCTCCTCGTGGTCGCGGCGCCGGGGCGCGACCGGCGCCTCCTCGCAGACTGGCTCGCCGGCACCGGGAGCTACGGCGTGACGGTGTTGGACCCGACAGACTGTGAGGACGACCTCCCGGAGTACGATGTCGCGGTGCTCGACGAGACGGCGCTGGAACGGTGTGGCGGGCGGCTGTTGGCCCGGCGACGGGCCGCCGACCCGGTGTACCTCCCGCACCTCCTGGTCGGCGCCACGGAGCTGCCGGACGACGACGCCGGCCGCGAGCTCGTCGACGACGTGGTGGCGCTGCCGGTGCGCCAGGGTGAGCTAGAGCGTCGTCTGGAGAACCTCCTCCGGGCCAGACGGACGGCGCTGCGGCTGTCGAACGTGCGCGACCAGTACGAACGGCTGGTCGAACTGACGCCGGAGACGATCCTCCTCGTCCGCGACGGGGAGATCGTCTACGCCAACGAGACCGGGGCGGAGCTGTTGGGGTTCGACGACGGCGACACGCTGCGGGGTGAACGAGTCACGGAGTTCGTCGTCCCCGACGACCGGCCGGCGTTGGAGACGGCGTTGGAGACGGTCGACCGCGACGGCCGGCTGTCGGAGTACCTGGAGGTGACGCTGTCGACGGCGACCGGGCGAGAGCTCCCGGCCGAGGTGGCCGGCGTCACCGTCACCTACGAGGGGGTTCCGACGGCCCAGTTCCTCGTCCGGGACCTCTCCGAGCAGCGTCGCCGGCGGCAGCGACTCACGCTGATGAGTCGCGCGGTGGAGGCGGCCGCCCAGGGGATCACCGTCGCGGACGCCCGACGCCCGGACGAGCCGCTCGTGTACGCCAACGAGGCGTTCGAGCGACTGACCGGCTACGACAGACAGGGGGTGTTGGGACGCAACTGTCGGTTCCTCCAGGGCGAGGGGACGGACCCCGAGACGGTCGCCCGGCTCCGACAGGCCATCGACGACGAACGCCCCGTGTCGGTCGAACTGCTCAACTACCGGAAGGACGGGACCCCGTTCTGGAACCGGCTGGACGTCGTCCCGATCCGCAACGACGGCGGCGAGGTGACACACTACCTCGGGCTCCAACAGGACGTGACGGAGCGGCGCACCCGAGAGGAACGACTGGCCGTCTTAGACCGTGTGCTCCGGCACAACATCCGCAACCGCACGAACGTGATCGGCGGCACGGCACGACTGTTGCTGGAGGCGGAACGCGACGGCGACGACGCGAGCGTCGACCAGGCGGCGTCGCTGGAACGGATCGTCGACGCTTCGGAGGAACTCCAGGCGATCAGCGAACAGGCCCGGGAGTTCCAGACGATCGTCGGCGACGAGGAGAACGAGCGCCAGCGCGTCGAGCTCACGGACGTACTCGAACGGATCACCGCGGAGGCAACGGGCGTGTTCGAGCTCCACCTCCCCGACGAGCCGGTCGTCGTCTCCGCGCACCCGAAGCTGCCGGCGGCGTTGTCGGCCGGGCTGTCGCTCCCGAGCGCGACGACGGAGTCCGGGACGGACCTGCGCGTCGACCTCTCTCGGGAAGACGACATGGTCACCCTGTCGGTGACGGACCGTGGCGGGACGATTCCGCAGTCGGACCTGGAGGCGGTCGCGGCCGAACGCGAGACGGCCATCGAGCACTCGCGGGGCATGGAGCTGTGGGTGGTCCGGTGGACGGTCCTGGCGTCCGACGGGGAGATGACCGTCAGCTTCGACGACGACGACCCGACGGTCCACGTCACGCTCCACGCGGCCGAGTAG
- a CDS encoding PAS domain-containing sensor histidine kinase — translation MLLLDVDGQVERVLTTVDEDAAPHEPEPMGTDVCEVVAATASDQFASALATLDESAETFRHDGVDGHGRFESRLSPAADGDGVVWNTRRVRRESDGLLERILATSPVGVVVVGADGEIETANERAQELLGLRREEITARTYTDPEWEITHDDGSPVANDEHPVTRVFETGEPVYGFEHWLVRPDGDRRWLSSNSAPITDDDGEVVKVVVGIEDTTDLKRRTERIRRLVATEEVADTGGWRYDPAADTVEQTAGTQLARQPDTVSLDAVCDEYDDDSGRRLRRAMSECLVDGEPFELELRRVGPPEGEAWVQVRGQRVAADRSDPLADGGLDHPVVAGVARDVTGVKRREQRLSVVNRVLRHNVRNKLNVVHGVAELLRDDDSDETTVQSRAETIERAAADLVSVADGIRAFQEAVASADDPAPTQLAPAVREVVDRYDDGDATFRLDCTDASVSASPQAVRLLVEVPVENAVEHAGPRPTVVVGCRRDGDTVEISVTDDGVGIPEGELRALRSDRETPVEHTSGVGLWTLRWLAGRLGGELRVTRPNGGGTAVSVRLPAA, via the coding sequence GTGCTCCTGCTCGACGTCGACGGGCAGGTCGAGCGAGTGCTGACGACAGTCGACGAGGACGCGGCGCCACACGAACCCGAACCGATGGGCACGGACGTCTGCGAGGTGGTGGCGGCGACGGCGTCGGACCAGTTCGCGTCGGCGCTGGCGACGCTGGACGAGTCGGCGGAGACGTTCCGTCACGACGGCGTCGACGGCCACGGGCGCTTCGAGAGCCGGCTCTCGCCCGCGGCAGACGGGGACGGTGTCGTCTGGAACACCAGACGCGTCCGGCGGGAGTCGGACGGCCTGCTCGAACGGATCCTGGCGACGAGCCCCGTCGGCGTCGTCGTAGTCGGCGCCGACGGTGAGATCGAGACCGCGAACGAACGAGCCCAGGAACTGCTCGGGCTCCGCCGCGAGGAGATCACGGCCCGGACGTACACCGACCCGGAGTGGGAGATCACACACGACGACGGCAGCCCGGTCGCGAACGACGAACACCCGGTGACGCGCGTGTTCGAGACCGGCGAGCCCGTCTACGGCTTCGAACACTGGCTGGTCCGGCCGGACGGCGACCGGCGGTGGCTGTCGAGCAACTCCGCGCCGATCACGGACGACGACGGCGAGGTGGTGAAGGTGGTCGTCGGGATCGAGGACACGACGGACCTCAAGCGTCGGACCGAACGGATCCGCCGGCTCGTCGCCACCGAAGAGGTCGCCGACACCGGCGGCTGGCGCTACGACCCGGCCGCGGACACGGTCGAACAGACCGCCGGCACACAGCTGGCCCGACAGCCGGACACGGTGTCGCTCGACGCGGTCTGTGACGAGTACGACGACGACAGCGGGCGCCGGCTCCGCCGGGCGATGTCGGAGTGTCTGGTAGACGGGGAGCCGTTCGAACTGGAGCTACGCCGCGTCGGCCCACCCGAGGGGGAAGCCTGGGTCCAGGTCCGCGGTCAGCGCGTCGCCGCCGACAGGAGCGACCCGTTGGCGGACGGCGGGCTGGATCACCCGGTCGTGGCCGGCGTCGCCCGCGACGTGACCGGAGTGAAGCGTCGGGAACAACGGCTGTCGGTCGTCAACCGCGTCCTCCGGCACAACGTCCGCAACAAGCTCAACGTCGTCCACGGCGTCGCCGAACTCCTCCGCGACGACGACAGTGACGAGACGACGGTCCAGAGCCGTGCGGAGACGATCGAACGGGCCGCGGCGGACCTCGTCTCCGTCGCAGACGGGATCAGAGCGTTCCAAGAGGCGGTCGCGTCTGCCGACGACCCGGCGCCGACGCAGCTCGCGCCGGCCGTCCGGGAGGTGGTCGACCGCTACGACGACGGCGACGCGACGTTCCGGCTCGACTGTACGGACGCCAGCGTCTCGGCGTCGCCGCAGGCGGTGCGGTTGCTCGTCGAGGTCCCGGTGGAGAACGCGGTCGAACACGCCGGGCCGCGGCCAACCGTCGTCGTCGGCTGTCGCCGCGACGGCGACACCGTCGAGATCAGCGTCACCGACGACGGGGTCGGAATCCCGGAGGGTGAGCTCCGGGCGCTCCGCTCGGATCGAGAGACGCCCGTCGAGCACACCTCCGGTGTCGGCCTGTGGACGCTCCGCTGGCTGGCCGGGCGACTGGGCGGTGAGCTCCGGGTCACCCGTCCGAACGGCGGCGGCACCGCCGTCTCCGTCCGGCTACCGGCGGCGTAG
- the priS gene encoding DNA primase catalytic subunit PriS — MERRTRSYLAGRFGDYYRGRTVTPPPDADHREWGHIPFTGGEGTTMVRHQSLLDVAGGPAELGSFLARETPRHVYFSAARYDDPSNRTMADKGWQGADLVFDLDADHLPGVDPETTSYPAMLHACKEALQDLLDVLVRDFGFRDDQLQVVFSGGRGYHVHVRDDSVAGLDSEARREIVDYVRGLGLDEDGLIEKRPNERGTLQKTLRAEGGWGRRVHDRLLSYTERLRELPEEAALAELQELDGVGEKTARTIYGVLQNNPEGVRAGNVELGPGAGTLVRALADRVVDEETAPIDEPVTTDVRRLIRLPGSLHGGTGFVVRRLDRDAVADFEPTRDAVADRFRGQRIMIDVTDPGPVPVGADADDSFTIAEGTRSVREFVGVFLLARGRAEKTAE, encoded by the coding sequence ATGGAGCGTCGCACGAGATCCTACCTCGCCGGGCGGTTCGGCGACTACTACCGGGGGCGGACGGTGACGCCGCCGCCGGACGCAGACCACCGCGAGTGGGGTCACATCCCGTTCACCGGCGGCGAGGGGACGACGATGGTCCGCCACCAGTCGTTGTTGGACGTGGCCGGCGGTCCGGCGGAGCTGGGGTCGTTCCTCGCGCGGGAGACACCCAGACACGTCTACTTCTCGGCGGCGCGGTACGACGACCCCAGCAACCGGACGATGGCGGACAAAGGGTGGCAGGGGGCGGATCTCGTGTTCGACTTGGACGCCGACCACCTCCCGGGCGTCGATCCGGAGACGACGAGCTACCCGGCGATGCTCCACGCCTGCAAGGAGGCCCTCCAGGACCTGTTGGACGTGCTCGTCCGGGACTTCGGCTTCCGCGACGACCAACTGCAGGTCGTGTTCTCCGGCGGCCGCGGCTACCACGTCCACGTCCGGGACGACAGCGTCGCCGGTCTGGACTCCGAGGCCCGCCGGGAGATCGTCGACTACGTTCGCGGGCTGGGACTCGACGAGGACGGGCTGATCGAGAAACGACCCAACGAGCGTGGCACCCTCCAGAAGACGCTGCGGGCAGAGGGCGGCTGGGGGCGACGGGTCCACGACCGGCTCCTGTCGTACACCGAGCGGCTGCGGGAACTACCGGAGGAGGCGGCGTTGGCGGAGCTCCAAGAGCTGGACGGTGTCGGCGAGAAGACGGCCCGGACGATCTACGGCGTGCTCCAGAACAACCCGGAGGGGGTCCGAGCGGGCAACGTGGAACTCGGCCCCGGCGCGGGGACGCTGGTCCGGGCGCTGGCGGATCGCGTGGTAGACGAGGAGACGGCACCGATCGACGAGCCGGTGACGACGGACGTGCGGCGGCTGATCCGGCTGCCCGGCAGCCTCCACGGCGGCACGGGGTTCGTCGTCCGGCGGCTGGACCGCGACGCGGTGGCCGACTTCGAGCCGACACGAGACGCCGTCGCCGACCGCTTTCGGGGCCAACGGATCATGATCGACGTGACCGATCCCGGTCCGGTTCCGGTGGGTGCGGACGCCGACGACAGCTTTACAATCGCCGAGGGGACACGTTCAGTCCGCGAGTTCGTCGGCGTGTTCCTGCTGGCGCGGGGCCGCGCCGAGAAGACGGCGGAGTGA
- a CDS encoding 30S ribosomal protein S8e, whose amino-acid sequence MTDQSGRRKRKRTGGRRVPSSDKQANQRGREPAETTVDEERIQTVDTRGNGQKVRALSTDTAQVAVDGDTETAEIENVVENPANVNYVRRNIVTKGAVIETSAGRARVTSRPGQSGQVNAVLTEE is encoded by the coding sequence ATGACGGACCAGAGCGGACGCAGGAAGCGCAAGCGAACGGGTGGGCGACGCGTGCCCTCCAGCGACAAACAGGCGAACCAGCGCGGCCGCGAGCCCGCCGAGACGACCGTCGACGAGGAACGGATCCAGACTGTCGACACTCGCGGCAACGGCCAGAAGGTGCGGGCGCTGTCGACCGACACCGCCCAGGTGGCCGTCGACGGCGACACGGAGACCGCCGAGATCGAGAACGTCGTCGAGAACCCGGCGAACGTCAACTACGTCCGCCGGAACATCGTCACGAAAGGCGCCGTGATCGAGACCAGCGCGGGGCGCGCCCGCGTCACCTCCCGACCGGGCCAGAGCGGCCAAGTCAACGCCGTCCTGACCGAGGAGTAA
- a CDS encoding DapH/DapD/GlmU-related protein, which translates to MSDDDAPARYDRLERHETAGDRNSLWHWREAKSLFEVARNYVVTWLVRVSPSLTLKNRLLLALGVTVGEGVSWGLEATPDVFWPERITLGDDVIVGYDATILCHEFLQSEYRVGDVVVGDRAMIGAGAVILPGVEIGADAQVAANSLVTEDVPPETTVAGVPAEPVGRDEDGEGGGAE; encoded by the coding sequence GTGAGCGACGACGACGCGCCGGCGCGGTACGACAGACTGGAGCGACACGAGACGGCGGGCGACCGCAACTCGCTGTGGCACTGGCGAGAGGCCAAGAGCCTGTTCGAGGTGGCGCGCAACTACGTGGTGACGTGGCTCGTCAGGGTGTCGCCGAGCCTGACGCTGAAGAACAGACTGCTGTTGGCGCTGGGGGTCACCGTCGGCGAGGGGGTGTCGTGGGGGTTGGAGGCGACGCCAGACGTGTTCTGGCCCGAACGGATCACGCTGGGCGACGACGTGATCGTGGGGTACGACGCGACGATCCTCTGTCACGAGTTCCTCCAGTCGGAGTACCGCGTCGGCGACGTGGTCGTGGGCGACCGGGCGATGATCGGCGCCGGTGCGGTGATCCTGCCCGGCGTCGAGATCGGCGCGGACGCGCAGGTGGCGGCCAACTCGTTGGTGACGGAGGACGTGCCGCCGGAGACGACCGTCGCGGGGGTGCCGGCGGAGCCGGTCGGCCGCGACGAGGACGGCGAGGGCGGCGGCGCGGAGTAG
- a CDS encoding mechanosensitive ion channel domain-containing protein, protein MATHTAAATAAAPAQLETIDRILRLLPFQVVVLAVVLAVGAVVSYAVVSFNRRLLERLGVSESIEGTAFERTVRGFGVSTVTILARLSGYFVFLVFVVVGLTTAGVESVTALWGVAVAFLPRVFVAVLVLVAGLIVGDKTGLLVDERLRGVKIPEVGLLPLLTKWSVVYVAALIALAQIGVATTALIVLLGGYLAAAVVLSAVALRDLLASGSAGLYLLLTQPYGIGDRVQIGDVEGVVQEIDVFVTHVETDEMVYLVPNRRAVRDGVARVRQ, encoded by the coding sequence ATGGCGACACACACCGCCGCGGCCACGGCGGCCGCCCCGGCTCAGTTGGAGACGATCGATCGAATCCTCCGGCTGCTCCCGTTCCAGGTCGTCGTGTTGGCGGTGGTCCTCGCCGTCGGGGCGGTCGTGAGCTACGCCGTCGTCTCGTTCAACCGCAGACTGCTCGAACGGCTGGGGGTCTCCGAGAGCATCGAGGGGACGGCGTTCGAACGCACCGTCCGCGGGTTCGGCGTCTCCACCGTGACGATCCTCGCGCGTCTCAGCGGGTACTTCGTGTTCCTGGTGTTCGTCGTCGTCGGGCTCACGACCGCCGGCGTCGAGTCCGTCACCGCCCTCTGGGGCGTCGCCGTCGCCTTCCTCCCGCGGGTGTTCGTCGCCGTGCTCGTGCTCGTCGCCGGGCTGATCGTCGGCGACAAGACCGGACTGCTCGTCGACGAACGACTCCGGGGTGTCAAGATCCCGGAGGTGGGGCTGCTCCCGTTGTTGACGAAGTGGAGCGTCGTCTACGTCGCCGCCCTGATCGCGCTCGCGCAGATCGGCGTCGCCACGACCGCGCTGATCGTCCTGTTGGGCGGCTACCTCGCGGCCGCCGTCGTGTTGTCCGCCGTCGCCCTCCGTGACCTCCTCGCGTCCGGCTCCGCCGGGCTGTACCTCCTGTTGACCCAGCCGTACGGAATCGGCGACCGGGTCCAGATCGGCGACGTGGAGGGGGTCGTCCAGGAGATCGACGTGTTCGTCACCCACGTCGAGACGGACGAGATGGTGTACCTCGTCCCCAACCGTCGGGCCGTGCGCGACGGCGTCGCTCGCGTCCGGCAGTGA
- the dacZ gene encoding diadenylate cyclase DacZ, translating to MMNSPDLLADILTDVDEVFLFSPAQSLYDDFRDADEEPVVVAPSDDVGAESFVELPLRFRDVRDRIRFGIEGAMNRGLVSTGQTILCVLGVFTDSPDATVRVTVEESMQSGIYDLFVNSRAESEVIRDVFEVAIELGKKGQKGKPVGALFVVGDAGKAMNKSRPLSYNPFEKSHVHVGDPIVDVMLKEFSRLDGAFVISDSGKIVSSYRYLEPAAEGVDIPKGLGARHMAAAAITRDTNAVSIALSESDGLVRAFKSGELVLELDPEEY from the coding sequence ATGATGAATTCTCCGGACCTCCTCGCGGACATCCTCACCGATGTCGACGAGGTGTTCCTCTTCTCGCCGGCACAGTCGCTGTACGACGACTTCCGGGACGCCGACGAGGAGCCGGTCGTCGTCGCCCCGTCGGACGATGTCGGTGCGGAGTCGTTCGTCGAGCTGCCGCTCCGATTCCGGGACGTGCGCGACCGGATCCGCTTCGGAATCGAGGGCGCGATGAACCGCGGACTCGTCTCCACCGGCCAGACGATCCTCTGCGTGCTGGGCGTGTTCACCGACAGCCCGGACGCGACCGTCCGTGTCACCGTCGAGGAGTCGATGCAGTCCGGAATCTACGATCTGTTCGTCAACTCGCGGGCGGAGTCGGAGGTGATCCGCGACGTGTTCGAGGTGGCGATCGAGCTCGGAAAGAAGGGTCAGAAGGGCAAGCCCGTCGGGGCGTTGTTCGTCGTCGGCGACGCCGGCAAGGCGATGAACAAGTCCCGGCCGTTGTCGTACAACCCCTTCGAGAAGAGCCACGTCCACGTCGGCGACCCCATCGTGGACGTGATGCTCAAGGAGTTCTCCCGGCTGGACGGCGCGTTCGTCATCTCCGACTCCGGCAAGATCGTCTCCTCGTACCGCTACCTCGAACCCGCCGCCGAGGGGGTCGACATCCCGAAGGGGCTGGGCGCGCGCCACATGGCCGCGGCCGCGATCACCCGCGACACGAACGCCGTCTCGATCGCTCTGTCGGAGTCTGACGGGCTCGTGCGAGCGTTCAAGAGCGGTGAACTCGTGTTGGAGCTGGATCCGGAGGAGTACTGA
- a CDS encoding DUF106 domain-containing protein, with translation MSTPTQRRVESLVSGDPEMRDAVQTVLDAAANGEVQWVEVRDDISSGQWGRLIEKGVLEDGESGFTLADRDAVEEALSDDDDGAEIDGEAASWTTYDKLAAVGTGAFFVGYAYAPVRNVVGGAMDTVLGPLQATLPFYAVVMVIAVFTGLYSTLLRANLMDMDRMSAYQEKMQEIQDRRKAAKERGDDEALQQIQEEQMDAMGDQLGMFKEQFRPMVWIMFLTIPAFLWMYWKVGIRGAASHGEFSAVVMPLVGEVTWTASVVGPIQTWIVWYFLCSMAFTQLVQKGLNVQMSPT, from the coding sequence ATGAGCACACCGACGCAGCGACGGGTGGAGTCGCTCGTCTCCGGCGACCCGGAGATGCGCGACGCCGTCCAGACGGTGTTGGACGCCGCCGCCAACGGCGAGGTCCAGTGGGTGGAGGTGCGCGACGACATCTCCAGTGGCCAGTGGGGCCGTCTGATCGAGAAAGGGGTCTTGGAAGACGGGGAGTCCGGGTTCACCCTCGCCGACCGTGACGCCGTCGAGGAGGCGCTGTCGGACGACGACGACGGGGCGGAGATCGACGGCGAGGCTGCCTCCTGGACCACCTACGACAAGCTCGCGGCCGTCGGCACCGGCGCCTTCTTCGTCGGCTACGCGTACGCGCCAGTCCGGAACGTCGTCGGCGGCGCGATGGACACGGTGTTGGGACCGCTCCAGGCGACGCTCCCCTTCTACGCCGTGGTGATGGTGATCGCGGTGTTCACCGGGCTGTACTCCACGCTCCTGCGGGCGAACCTGATGGACATGGACCGGATGTCCGCCTACCAGGAGAAGATGCAGGAGATCCAAGACCGCCGGAAGGCCGCCAAGGAACGCGGCGACGACGAGGCGCTCCAACAGATCCAGGAAGAACAGATGGACGCGATGGGCGACCAGCTCGGGATGTTCAAAGAACAGTTCCGCCCGATGGTGTGGATCATGTTCCTGACCATCCCGGCGTTCCTGTGGATGTACTGGAAGGTCGGCATCCGCGGGGCCGCCTCCCACGGGGAGTTCTCGGCGGTGGTCATGCCGCTCGTCGGCGAGGTGACGTGGACCGCGTCCGTCGTCGGCCCGATCCAGACGTGGATCGTCTGGTACTTCCTGTGTTCGATGGCGTTCACCC